The Gavia stellata isolate bGavSte3 chromosome 15, bGavSte3.hap2, whole genome shotgun sequence region CCGTGACCGTAGTCGGAGTTTGAACTCACCTGTGAGGGCGGTCAGAGGAATTGtctccctgcagctctcctctttTTTCCAGGTGACGGAGATCCTGGATTACTGGGGCCCAAATTCTGGCCCGCTCACCTGGCGCCTTACTCCTGCTGAGGTCCGGCAAGTGCTGGCTCTCCGAATCGACTTTCGCAGCGAGGATATCAAGCGTCTGCGCCTGTAGTTGGTCGGTGCTTGGGTCAGCACCGTGCTGAAGGTGACGGCAGGAcggctgcagccctggagccTGCCCAGGTCCTACCCTGGGGCTGGCTGTTACACGGTGTGGGGATGGGGTGATGTCTGCCCTTCTGTTCATATTCCTCGGAGCAAAGGGCTTTCTCGGGCCTTGGAAGAAGAGCCGCCCTCCTTTTGTGGGAGCAGAAACAAGGCAGGAGAGGCATCTCTCACGTTGAGAGCAGCGTGACACCATTTCTGAAAACACGTGCTAGTCTGAGGGACAAGCTCATTTGTGCTAGCTCCCGACTCCCTTCATTCTGCCCTGTGGGAGGCACAGGATGTCCGGGAAACTTTGGGGCTGTGTGCTATAGTTAAAACACGAGCCTGCACAGcgagctctgcctgtgctgctgggcacaGTTGTGTTCCTTCTCTGCCACCAGTTTAAGGGCCGGCTACTGGAGTCCTACACGTCCTGAGCCCTGGAGCTCTCCTGGTGGCTATGGGGTCTGTTCTGtagaagggaaaaggaatgaTTTCCTTGTGGGGAGAGTGCTTGGAAAATCCCTAGAAAGCCGCTGTAGGCAGTGGGGCCGTGTCCCTGCTGGCTCCCCGTGCCCTGTACAGCTACTCTGTAAATAAACCTCACCTGGCTGAGCAGCAACCTCGGGTGGGGTGTGTGCCTGGGGGCCCGGAGGGAGCTGGAGAGATGTGGGATGAGAGTTATTTGCCGTTTCGCCTCTTCTACCCTGTGCCATGGCATCAAGAAGATCTTCCTGCCCACCCCTTCTCCCAGCTGGCATTGGCACAGCACGAGTACAAACACCCCTGAGGCAGTACCTGGTGCCAGCCCGCTGCTTGGCTGCCTCGGGTGGCAGCACTCCCCTGCCATCCCGTCACCCAGGGCTGCGGAGGGGGATGACCAGCACCTGCATGCTCTTTCTGCCATACCCACCCCCTGGAAGGGCTTTGTCCCCGCGTTGCTGGGCCCTTGCCATCccatggggagggaggagacttgctggggacagaggggcgTAAACAAAAACTGGCAAcaagttttttttattccaagagACTGCAGGGACTAGTAACTCACTGCAGAAATAGTCTCAGCATGGGACAGGGACTGGATTCCACATCCAGGTGCATCCTTGGTGCAGGAGCACTGCACGCCAAACAGGCAGCGCTGGCACCTGCtgctggaagagaggaaggTTCCTGCTAGAGGCAGCATGACAAGTGCTATTCTTTCCCCTTTGGAGAACCACGAAAACTGGGGTGAAACCCCAAAATCAGCCTGGAGGCCCTAGCAGACTGTCCTTCCAGCAAGGCCACCCTCCAGGGACGGTTTTGCCTGCCCAGTGGCAGCCAGTCTCTGTGGCTTTTGGGGCAAGTAGCAGCACAAAAAGGCCACATCAAGACCTAAGGCACCTGCTGGAGCCAGTGGAAGGAGCTGCCTCTAAAGCAGCGGGGATTTCTCCGCCTTGGAAGGCAGCTGgctgctccctcccctgccccacataTCTGCCAGGAATGGGTCACGGCTGAAGGCCTTCACACAGCCACGTCCTCTCTGGGGTGAGCACCGTCCTTTGGATTGCATCCCACAACCTCCACAGAGAAACCGCCTGTGTCCACTTCGATGCTGTGGATGCTGAAGTTGCCCAGTCcctaggaaaaaataaaaacatacacgGGTTGGGGCAGGAGACAGCAAGGGACCTGTTCTCACCTCCCAGGTCCTGGGGAGGGCTGAGGGGACAACAAGCAATCTCATCCCACTCGTGGTGGGGCGAGATGCTATATAAAGCAAGCTTCTGCAAGCCGCCTGCGACAGCAAACCGCCTGGGAGCTCACATCTCACCTCAGTTTTTGCTAGAATTTGGTGCAAAGCTTCTTTCTGCCGAGGGGCTTTGGTTAGGACGTAAAGGAAGCCGCCACCGCCGGCCCCAGCCAAGCACTGCCCGTAGACGTAGGGCCGGAGAGCATCCATCATACGCCCGACAGCCAGTGGCTCGCACCCAGGGGCCATGCATTTCTTCTGCTGCCAGTAGCGGTCCAGACACTTGCCGACGAGCGAGAGGTTACCTGCAGGGGAGAGGATATCGCAAACTATTTGCCTCTATTTCTCGCCCAAGTGGCAGAAAcctgtccctgcctctcctgctcagcctAAGCTAAATTCCGCCTTCTCATCTAACCAattcctcccagctctgcctgccgAGCAAGCAAACCCAGCCCTGTCATGTTGCTGTTTATTTCTAATCCTCCACAGGGGGAGAATTTGCTTGCTTTAATGCTCCGGCTTCCCCTCCGCAGCATCCCAGCAGCCAAAAGCCAAATGAACCCGCCGCACAAGCTAGGCatggcccccagccccatcacGGATGGCTCAGAAAATCAACCAGACTGGGAGTGTCTAACCCCCCCTTCCTCGAGTCTTCACTCAAGCTTGAATTTTTGGGCACAGCCTGTAACATGCCAAGTAGGCCTGGGGGAAGATTTGaggcttctgcagctgcaagAAACTGCACCCCCTACAGCTTTCCTCCCCCCCAGGACTACAGAGACTCTCCCCAGGGAAGTCTGTGTTTCTTCAGTCATTAGAAGGGCCGGCCTGGCCCAGGGAAGGGGGCTCACACCTTGCCTCAAGGCCTGGGCACACTCCTCGGCGTTGCTCACCAGCGCATCAGCGTTTTGCACGGCGGAGGGCAGCCTGGCGTACCAGTTCCTTACCACATCCTGCAAGAGGCCAGAACGTCCCTGTCACTATCCTCCTGGCTTCAGCAGCACCCCGGGAGGTAGTGCCGCACCCACAGCCTTCGGTGCCGGCTCCCATTGGGGTGGCAAAGCTCTGCACCGACGAAGGGGACAGGCACCAAAGACCgcgggtggggaggggggtgcagAGCCCAGAGCCTGCGGCACCCAGGCGTTACCTGGAGCAGGTTGCGGGCCAGGCGAGTCTTTCCCGTGTACACCAGCAGCAAGTGATCGTTGAGGGTCTGCGTAAAACCATCGGGCACCGGGATCTTCTCCACCTCCACCCTGAGCGGCAGCTGGGCCTTCGACCTCCCGATTTTGATGCCGGGCACGAGCCCACCGACCTGGTCCTGCCAACCGCCGCCTGCAGGGCAGAGGGTCCTCAGCCACCGCcgagccccccaccccacaggcCGGCTGCTCCCCCCCCGCCGCTACCTGTCGTGAGCCTCTGCTCCAGGTGCAGCACGGCGTGGATGAGGGACTCGGTGCTGGCCGCCTTCCCGGCCGCCCGGTACAGCGATGCCATCACCGCTCCTgccaggatgctgctggtgCCTGCAGGGAGCACAGGCGGGGCCAGCGCAGCGAGGCACCGTGCGTACTTGTGAGAGCCGGGGCTGGGATCCCGGCTGCGGGGCAGCGAGGGGGATGCCCCATcccagtgctggcagcaggagggaCTCCCCAGCACCAGTGAGGGACTCCCCGGTCCCTTCCCTGCAGACTTACCGAGGCCAGACCCGTGGGGCAGTTCGGACCAGGTGTGCACCTCAAACCCACCCCCGAAGCTCTCCATCAGCTGGGCCCGCAGGGGTTTCTGCGAGGGGAAGTGCACGACCTGGGTGCAGATGAAGGCAGCTTTGAGCAAGGCTCCtggagacaaaaagagaaagtaaagcTGATGCCTGCTGCGCTACCTGCTCCCTCACCCCATCATCCCCAAAAAGGGCCACACTGGCACCATGAAGTCAGGACACCAAGGGGACGTCACCCAGGCCATGCGGCCAGTGACACGTCACCTGGTGCGTGCGGCTGGCAGTAATCCTGCAAGTGCTCCAGCTCCCGGCACACCAGCTCCACCGCCGCCTCGCTCTGTGGCGTCCTGCTGAGGCTGACGAGGCGCAGCTCTGGCTCACCGATGCGCCGCACCCGGGCACCGATGGGCCGGCACCCGTCCACCAGCACCGCCACGTCCACCACAGCCCCCCCATGCTCATACGTGATAGGGGGGGTGTCGCTCCAGCCACCTGCCGAGGCTCACCATCAGCCCCCTGCGGCACCCCGACTCCTTTTCCCCCAGCACCAAGGGGGTGGGACGTAGACAGCTGATCCATGGCTGGGGGGACGCACTCACCGGAGAGGTCCAGGCGGGCCGGACATGCCACCTGCACCCAGTGCCCCAAGGGTGGCAGCTCCGCCTGCCCCACGGTGACAAACTGGCATGAGGACATCACTGCCTGCCGCACAAGGATCTGCTCGGCCCCCTCGTAATGCCGAGCCGCTCTCACCAGCAGAGCCGACCTGGGAAGAGAGGGATGCTAAGCCCGCCACCATGGCTCCCCGAGCACGCCCATGGGCAGGAGCGGCTGCTCACCAGCcccagcctcacctgctcatCCACTTCTGCCGCTCAGCAGCCAACTCCCGGATGCCACCGGAAATGTCCCCACTCTCCAGGAGCCTGAAAGCCGAGGCCCACTCCCTGTTGGCAGCAGGCCCGCTCCGCAAGCCCCCTTCCCCTCGCgccatgcagcccaggacatcGGCGATGCAGGCGAGCGCCCGGGCCGCGATGCCAGCATCACCGGCCGTGGAGGcaactagaaaataaaaagcgGCTGCAAAgccacagccaggctgcaggTCGACCCCAAACCAGCCCGCTTCTGCGATAAGCTGGCTCCAGGGGAGAGGGATTCCCATGGCTTGCGCCCACCCTGGCTAGTTGGATGCCCTAGGGGCGCATCCCCATGGGTTCTTGCAATGGGGGGGTGGGTCATtggaggtggtggggagcaCCGAACAGCCCCGATACCCAGAGATGCAAGACACAGCTCGTGTGAGTCCAGCTCACCCTCGTCCAGTGTGCCCAGCACAGCCTCGTGGTAGCCCTCGTGGACGGCGCTGCGGGCAAGCGGCAGGAGGCTGATGTCCTGGCGCCCCAGCAGCACCCGCCGCACCTTGTGCTGGCCCTGCAGGAAGAAGAGGGCCCGGCGGGCGCCCAGCTCGGCCGCCTTGtccaggcagggcagcagctcctgccaggacaTGCGCCAGGCCGCCCGCCAGCGTGCCAGCCGCTCACCGGCCACCGCTGCCGGGGCCAGCAACCACAGCAcgtcctccagccccagcgcCTCGCAGGCGTGCAGCACCGGGAAGAGCCGGGCACTGAGCAGGCAGCGGCTCCTCCGCGGCATCTCGGCGTCCCAAAGGTCCCCTTCCCTGATGGAGGGGGAGCCCATCAGCACCGCCCTGGGGCTCAAGGACACCTTCCAGGTGGGGAGCCGGAACACAGGACAGGTTGGGGTGGCAGTGACACTTCCCACTGCAGCCATCCCCACAGGAGCCGGGTCTCCTGTCCCATCCTGGCACGTGGCACCTACCGTATGCCTGTCCGATGGAAAAACTCAGCCCAGGGCACGTTCAAGTAGGTGGCCTCGTcggcagggctctgcagagggacagaGGGGCTGGTTACACCCTGGCTTCATGGGGAGCCTCGCGCCACCTCGCCGCCCCTGTACCTGCCAGTCGTCGAGGCGGCCGGTGAGAGTGAACACGCGGCAGGGCAGGTTGTGCAGCCGGACGTGGTGGCCCTGCAGGACAACGTCGTGCAGGGGACAGCCCTGCAGGGCTGGCGAGCAGCCTGGGGTGAGGCCTGAGAGGAGACAGCCAGGACCGATCTCCAGGGGACCCTGCGGAAGAGGCAGCAGGGCACACAGTGGCATGGccagccccagagcagcccccaAACCAGAGCCAGATCCCGACCTCGCAAGGGGACAACCACCCCGGGTTTTGTCACGGGGCTGTGGGGACATGGGCTGTGCAAATTCAGGCCAGGCGACAGCCTCCAGGGCTCTCAGCCATGATAAAGCCCCCAAGCAGAGGGTCTGCCCTGGTCCCCAGGGAGGgacagctgcctcctcctctggcCTGGGGAGGGTGACAGCCACCAAGATCCCCAGCACCAGCCAAAAGGCAGCTAGAAAGAGGAAGGGCACCCCAAATCTCACAGCCATGGGtcccccatcccagccaggGCCATCCCACCCCACTGCCCGTTCAGTGCACTGAGGACTTGGGGGTCCCCCTGGCCACGTACCTGGAGGTGACAGTGCTGGATGACACTGCCGGTCGCCAGCCGCACGGCTCCTTCCAGCAAGCAGTTGGTGACCGAAGAGCCGTCCTCCAGGAgacagggctgctgctgggggcacAGAGGCACATGGGACCGGGGTCTGGCCACATGGCCTGAAGCGACCCCAAAAAACGTGCATGAGCAAGGCTGGGGACGGAAGGACATACGTCGATGTGGGAATGGGCTGTTTTGCAGAAGCGGAGGTGGCTGGCAGAGCCGGGCAGGAGCGTCAGGCTGCGGATGTGGTCGCTCGCAGAGGTGGTCATGTAGTCGTAGGACGCATCAGGGATGCACGCTGCGGGGGGCAGGAGAGCTGTCAACACCACAGCAAACGTGGGTGTGCCTAACACTGGCATGAGCCAAGGACAGCCAGGCGGAACATCCCCAGTCaaaggggtggggagaaaagaCCTGGGGACCCACAGTTGGGAGAAAGAGCTGGGTGCCAGGCCCTGACCACCCCATCTCTCCCCATGCAGGGGAAGGGGGCTCAGCGATGGGTCATGTCGCGTTCGCCTGCCACAGCATCGCTCACCCATGCTAAGAGGGAAGGCACGGAGAGCTGTCCACAGCACAGAGCGGGCACTTCTCACACTGGCATCACCACCACCCTTCACGAACTCCTCCTCCGTCATCCCCCCTGCCATGCACAGCACGATGTCGAAGaagagggagagctggggagagaagggacCTGCTGGGTGCAGCCACCCTGAGCCCGACCCTGCTGCTGGGtgctcccctcctgccacaCCTCTTCCACCCATATCTGGCAGTGCAGGGACAAACAGGCCCTACAGAGATGCCCACCACCCATGGGGcgaggggtcccgtcccccCCGGAGGGGCTGTCACCTGGATGGGTGGTGCCCCTGAGTCCAGCCCCAAGTAGGTGCAGGCGTCCAGAGGAGGGATGACGTGGGTGGCCAGAAGCTGCTCGGCAGCATctgaggagaagaaaaccaCCCCGCAGACCTGCCAGGGTGCAGCGGGGCTGAGGCCACGGCCATGGTGACATGAgggacagggctggcagggccacCGATGCCCAAGTTGTGCCATACCAGTGGGACGGTGCCATCAGGCCCTGCACACTGCTGGATCTGTGCCTCCGTGCCTTTGTAGATGATGTCGTGCACCAGCCCCTGGGAGCGAGACGACCCCGATGAGCTCTTTGGGGAGCCCCAAGCCAAGCAGCTgcggcagggctgggacctCAGCACCCAAGGGACCAAAGGGGTGGGGACTCCTGCACCTCCAAGGGATGCCTCTTGAAGGGGGAGCTGCTACCGACCTGCTCATCGGTGAGGTAGACCCCGTGGTTCCTGGCATACGCCTGGCTCCCAGGCACTGCGATCACTCTGACACCCTGGAAGCCGTCCCAGTCGATCCCTGGCgagagggacagagaccagTGCCCGCTGGGCCAGTGAACATACCCACACCAGGCACAACTGCCTGAAAACCGGGCCCACAGCAGAGGTGGTGACAGCAGCATCCAGCCTTGGCCACCTTGCTGCGGGCACAACAGATGCTCCCAACCGCACACAGGTCAGCAACACCCGAGCATCCACACCCTCATGGGGGCACGGCACAGGCTGAACTGGCTGTGCCGCTGCAAGCTCTGATGCCTGTCCTAAGCCGAAGTGGGTGCTGGAGGAAAGACTGGTACCCACTCACCTGGTGCCGAGGGCACAGTGAGGAGCATGTCAGTGCTGCAGACCCACACGCCGGGCGGGGAGCCCACACAGAGCTGCTGAGAGAAGGGCCACGTGCCCAGGGATGGCACGGAAGGGGCTTGGCCCTCGtggggcacccagcacccttcCCGCCCCGTTGGTAGCCTACTGAAGGCACCCCGAAGGCTTCAGGGGGAGCTGAACCCACCCCCACGCCAGGGAGCCCAGCATCGCATGGCACGAGCCCAGGGCCCCATCCCACAGGCCACACAGACCCGGTGGGTCATGGTCCACAGCAGGCTGTCCAGGTTGCAGACCAGAGCTTCGGCCAGGGCACCGGGCTCCTCCACGGGCAGGCAGGTGAAGGCCCGGCCACAGTCGTCAAAGGAGAAGTCACGGCCCTGGCAGGACAGGGAATGTGGTGGGGGTCACAGGGAGAAGTCGCGGCCCTGGCAGGACAGGGAATGTGGGGGGGATCACAGGGAGAAGTCACGGCCCTGGCAGGACAGGGAATGTGGTGGGGGTCACAGGGAGAAGTCGTGGTCCTGGCAGGACAGGGAATGTGGGGGGGGTCACAGGGAGAAGTCATGGCCCTGGCAGGACAGGGAATGTGGGGGGGGTCAGAGGGAGAAGTCACGGCCCTGGCAGGACAGGGAACGTGGTGGGGGTCACAGGGAGAAGTCACGGCCCTGGCAGGACAGGGAATGTGGGGGGGGGTCACAGGGAGAAGTCATGGCCCTGGCAGGACAGGGAATGTGGGGGGGGGTCACGGGGAGAAGTCACGGCCCTGGCAGGACAGGGAATGGGGTGGGGGTCACAGGGAGAAGTCATGGCCCTGGCAGGACAGGGaatgtgggggggggggtcacggGGAGAAGTCACGGCCCTGGCAGGACAGGGAATGGGGTGGGGGTCACAGGGAGAAGTCATGGCCCTGGCAGGACAGGGAATGTGGGGGGGGGTCACGGGGAGAAGTCACGGCCCTGGCAGGACAGGGAATGGGGTGGGGGTCACAGGGAGAAGTCATGGCCCTGGCAGGACAGGGAATGTGGGGGGGGGGTCACGGGGAGAAGTCACGGCCCTGGCAGGACAGGGAATGGGGTGGGGGTCACAGGGAGAAGTCATGGCCCTGGCAGGACAGGGAATGTGGGGGGGGGTCACGGGGAGAAGTCACGGCCCTGGcaggacagggaatggggggggggggtcacggGGAGAAGTCACGGCCCTGGCAGGACAGGGAACGTGGGGGGGGTcacagggagggagagggtgcGAGGTGGCTCCAGGCTCGTGTGACGGAGGGGTCCCAAGCTGGGGGCAGCTCGGCTCTCACCGTGTGCAGAATGAGGATGCGGGCTTCCCTCAGGACGTCGGAGCTCACCacctgggagggcaggggacaCTCAGCGGGGACGCGGCACCCACCGCcaccccaccccgctcccctcccccgcCGGGGGAAGGCCCCTCACCGTGCAGCCCGCCCGGGCGCTGAGGTGCTCGGCCGCCACCAGCAATGCGTTGAGGGtggccccgccgctgcccagGCGGGCCCAGGGGTCCtccacagccagcagcagcgcGGGGGGCCGCGGGCCCAGGCCGCCCCTCAGCCGGCGGGCCTCCAGCTCTGCCAAGCGAGACACGGGCGGCGCTGAGGGCTGGCaccccccgccgcgccgcggggaGAGGGCGAGCGCCAGCCCCGCCGCTTGCCTCGCTGGAAGGCGGAGACGCAGCCGCCGCGCTggcaggtgaggaggaggacgcTCCACTCCGCCGCCATCGCCGCGCCGGCCCCACCAGGCCACTCGCCCCACTCCCCGCTATGGCGGCCGCGGCGCCTGCTGGGAGATGTAGTCCAGCCCCCGCCGGCGTCCCGGCAGCCGCTGCGGGGGGGGCTCGTCAGTGAGGGACTACATCTCCCAGCGCGCAATGCGCGGCGGGGCAGACCCGGGCCGCTTAAAGGGACAgtgcaccccagccccggcgctgtccccccccacccccggggggCTTGCAAAGGGGCAATGGGGGTTTTGACCCGTTTCTGCCGCAAAATGTGTCCCGACGGCGGCGAGCGCCCCCAAGTGCCCTGGGTCATCGCTGTCACGAGCCCGCCCGGACTCAGCCCGGCTCCTCGCAGAGGCCTCTgcagcggggcgggggtgcCCGGCTGCGGGCGGTGGGTGCTGGCGTCGGTGCCCCGTGGGCGCCAGGGTGGGTGCCcggagggtgctggggtggaTGATACCGAGGAGTGCTGCTGCGCGGGTGCGAGTGCCAGGGTGGGTACCGGGGATGCCGATGCACCGGGATGCGCACGGGGGTGAGGTACCGGGGGGTGCCGATGTCCCggggtgggtgccggggtgGGTACTGGGGGGTGCCGATGTCCCggggtgggtgccggggtgGGTACCGGGGGATGCCGATGTCCCGGGGTGAGTACCGGGGGGTGCCGATGTCCCGGGGGTGGGTACCGGGGGATGCCGATGTCCcggggtgggtgccggggggtgCCAATGTCcaggggtgggtgccggggggtgCCGATGTCCCGGGGTGAGTACCGGGGGGTGCCGATGTCCCGGGGGTGGGTACCCGGGGGTGCCGATGTCCCggggtgggtgccggggtgGGTACCGGGGGGTGCCGATGTCCCGGGGGTGGGTACCGGGGGATGCCGATGTCCCGGGGTGGGTCCCGGGGTGGGTCCCGGGGTGGGTACCGGGGGATGCCGATGTCCCGGGGTGGGTACCGGGGGGTGCCGATGTCCTGGGGGTGGGTACCGGGGGATGCCGATGTCCCGGGGTGGGTACCGGGGGGTGCCGATGTCCTGGGGGTGGGTACCGGGGATGCCGATGTCCCggggtgggtgccg contains the following coding sequences:
- the FCSK gene encoding L-fucose kinase, which translates into the protein MAAEWSVLLLTCQRGGCVSAFQRELEARRLRGGLGPRPPALLLAVEDPWARLGSGGATLNALLVAAEHLSARAGCTVVSSDVLREARILILHTGRDFSFDDCGRAFTCLPVEEPGALAEALVCNLDSLLWTMTHRLCVGSPPGVWVCSTDMLLTVPSAPGIDWDGFQGVRVIAVPGSQAYARNHGVYLTDEQGLVHDIIYKGTEAQIQQCAGPDGTVPLVCGVVFFSSDAAEQLLATHVIPPLDACTYLGLDSGAPPIQLSLFFDIVLCMAGGMTEEEFVKGGGDASVRSARSVLWTALRAFPLSMACIPDASYDYMTTSASDHIRSLTLLPGSASHLRFCKTAHSHIDQPCLLEDGSSVTNCLLEGAVRLATGSVIQHCHLQGPLEIGPGCLLSGLTPGCSPALQGCPLHDVVLQGHHVRLHNLPCRVFTLTGRLDDWQSPADEATYLNVPWAEFFHRTGIREGDLWDAEMPRRSRCLLSARLFPVLHACEALGLEDVLWLLAPAAVAGERLARWRAAWRMSWQELLPCLDKAAELGARRALFFLQGQHKVRRVLLGRQDISLLPLARSAVHEGYHEAVLGTLDEVASTAGDAGIAARALACIADVLGCMARGEGGLRSGPAANREWASAFRLLESGDISGGIRELAAERQKWMSRSALLVRAARHYEGAEQILVRQAVMSSCQFVTVGQAELPPLGHWVQVACPARLDLSGGWSDTPPITYEHGGAVVDVAVLVDGCRPIGARVRRIGEPELRLVSLSRTPQSEAAVELVCRELEHLQDYCQPHAPGALLKAAFICTQVVHFPSQKPLRAQLMESFGGGFEVHTWSELPHGSGLGTSSILAGAVMASLYRAAGKAASTESLIHAVLHLEQRLTTGGGWQDQVGGLVPGIKIGRSKAQLPLRVEVEKIPVPDGFTQTLNDHLLLVYTGKTRLARNLLQDVVRNWYARLPSAVQNADALVSNAEECAQALRQGNLSLVGKCLDRYWQQKKCMAPGCEPLAVGRMMDALRPYVYGQCLAGAGGGGFLYVLTKAPRQKEALHQILAKTEGLGNFSIHSIEVDTGGFSVEVVGCNPKDGAHPREDVAV